Proteins encoded in a region of the Oncorhynchus gorbuscha isolate QuinsamMale2020 ecotype Even-year unplaced genomic scaffold, OgorEven_v1.0 Un_scaffold_591, whole genome shotgun sequence genome:
- the LOC124018955 gene encoding myeloid-associated differentiation marker-like protein 2 — MDPQGGHYLNKAAVLSPLGVARMLQLLLGCTIIALVAHSAGYNHAYGIYCMFVWCFCFAMTLLVFTMDVTRLPCCMPISWDNLTVAFAMLATLMYVAASVVYPVYFLRSQCSKSDGGCEVRNYRIAVTVCSSFCCFAYAAEVFLTRAKPGHVVGYMATMSGLLKVVQAFVACIIFGALANGSEYNRHIPTHYCVVVYSLCFSITVVVIAVTVSGKASALPLRFPFDRFVIIYTFLATLLYLSAALVWPIFSFDRKYGTPGRPDGCPWENCPWDSKLVVAVFTHVNMVLYFSDLIYSQRIRFVSHSAA, encoded by the coding sequence ATGGACCCCCAAGGTGGACACTACCTGAACAAGGCGGCGGTGCTGTCTCCTCTAGGAGTGGCCCGTATGCTCCAGCTCCTCCTGGGCTGCACCATCATAGCCCTGGTGGCCCACAGCGCCGGATACAACCACGCCTATGGTATCTACTGCATGTTTGTGTGGTGCTTCTGCTTCGCCATGACCCTGCTGGTGTTCACCATGGATGTGACACGCCTCCCCTGCTGCATGCCCATTTCCTGGGACAACCTCACTGTGGCGTTTGCCATGCTCGCCACACTCATGTATGTCGCCGCCTCCGTCGTCTACCCCGTCTACTTCCTGCGCTCTCAGTGCTCCAAGTCGGACGGGGGCTGCGAGGTGCGCAACTACCGCATCGCTGTCACCGTGTGCTCCAGTTTCTGCTGCTTCGCCTATGCGGCTGAGGTGTTCCTAACCCGAGCCAAACCCGGCCATGTGGTGGGCTACATGGCCACTATGTCAGGCCTGCTCAAGGTGGTCCAAGCCTTCGTGGCCTGCATTATATTCGGGGCCCTGGCCAACGGCAGCGAGTACAACCGCCACATCCCCACTCATTACTGCGTGGTGGTCTACAGCCTGTGCTTCTCCATCACCGTGGTCGTGATCGCTGTGACCGTGTCGGGAAAAGCCTCGGCTCTGCCCCTGCGTTTCCCCTTCGACCGCTTCGTGATCATCTACACGTTCCTGGCGACGCTGCTGTACCTGAGCGCCGCCCTGGTGTGGCCCATCTTTAGCTTCGACAGGAAGTATGGCACGCCGGGTCGCCCCGACGGCTGTCCCTGGGAGAACTGTCCCTGGGACAGTAAGCTGGTGGTGGCGGTGTTCACCCATGTCAACATGGTGCTGTACTTCAGCGACCTAATCTACTCCCAGAGGATCCGATTTGTCTCCCACTCTGCTGCCTGA